A region of the Candidatus Marsarchaeota archaeon genome:
ATTTTAATGTTTCCGCAACGCGAAGGAATATATGGTGCTACCTTTTGTTAAGTACCATTTGGCATGCCCGCTAAGTTTCCTGGCCGATGCACAAAAGAATTATAAATGGAGTTGCAGCCAATTAGAGGTGTATGGTCGATTTTCAGAAGGTTGATGCCACGCTGCTCGAGCGCATCTGCTCAGACGCAAAGCTCACTCTGGACGACTCAGAAAAGGAGAGGTTCGTCACCGAGATGTCGGAGATACTCGCGGCATTCAGGTCGATAGGCGAAGCCGAAACGGAGGGCGTGCGGCCGGCCTATCACCCCACTGCGGTAGAGAATGTCTGGCGTGACGATGCCCCGGCAAGGAAAAGAAAGATTGACATAAAGAAAAACACAGATGCGCTGGAAGGCGGCTATATAGTGGGTCCAAAACTAGTATGACAAGGCGGTTCTATTAATAGACGTAAAGACATTTCTGGAGGACGTCAGGGCGGGTCGTGTCGACCTTGAGGACTTTGCGGCAAAAGTCAAGGAAAGCGCCAAATCTATACAGGAAATATATTCTCCTTTCATAACGATAAATCCCTCATTTGGCATGCAGCGTAAAAGCGGCGGCGCTTTATCCTATCTCCCTGTCTCTGTGAAGGACTGCATATGCACAGAGGGGCTCAGGACCACTGCAGGCTCGAGGATTCTCGACAGTTACGTGCCTACCTATGATGCGACTGCGGTATCAAAGGCCAAGGCCGCCGGCGGATTGATACTTGGGAAGACGGCACAGGATGAATTCGGGTTTGGTACGTTCTCAGACACATGCGCGTATTCAGTGCCAAAGAACCCTCTAGATCCCGAAAGGACCTGCGGGGGCAGCAGCGGTGGTGCAGGATGCCTGACCGCAGCGGCAGACTTCCCGCACATAGCGATAGCAGAATCTACAGGCGGCAGCATAACTGCACCGGCAGCGTTCACCGGCACAGTCGGGCTGACCCCTACCTACGGGCGCGTATCCAGGTATGGCCTTATAGACTATTCCAACAGCATGGACAAGATCGGAGTGATAGCAAGGGAGGTGTACGACTCTGCGCTGATGCTCTCCGTGCTATCAGGCCATGATCCTCTAGACTCGACGAGTCACAAGGCCGGACCTGAGGACTTTACACGGCACGTAGGCAAGAGCATAAAGGGGATCAAGATAGGAATCCCAAAGGAATACTTTGAAGGCGTGGACGGAAAGATCTCAAAGCCTGTGTACGACGCGATACATAAGCTCGAAGCAATTGGCGCCGAGCTGGTCGACGTAAGCCTTCCGTACACGAGGTACGCGATTTCCGCATATTACATAATAGCGATGGGCGAAGCCTCGACAAACCTGGCAAGGTACTGCGGGATGCGATATGGAGCCCATGACGAAATAGCTGGCGAGTTCTCTGAATATTTCTCGAAAATACGTTCGAAGGGCTTCGGCGAAGAAGCCAAGCGCAGGATAATACTCGGAACGTACGTGCGCGCGGCCGGTTTCAGGGATGCATATTACACCAAGGCGCTGAAGGTCCGCGCCCTACTTATACGGGAATTCAAGGAGGCATTCTCAAAAATCGACACGCTTGCAACGCCCTCAATGCCTATATTGCCGCCGAGGTTCGACGAGATAAGCGCTATGTCGCCCCTCGAGAAGTACAACATGGACAAGATGACGACCGCGCCTAACCTGTGCGGCTTCCCGACGATATCTGTGCCCGCCGGCAAGGTCGACGGGCTTCCTGTCGGCATGCAGCTGATTGCCGATCATTTCCAGGAGGGCAGGCTTATAAGCGCCGCCTCGGCGCTGGAAGGTGGTTATGATTAGGGTAATGATAGGGCTGGAGGTGCACTGCCAGCTCAATACCGAGAGCAAGCTCTTCTGCCAGTGCGAGGCATACCTCAGCGATGCAAAGCCCAACGAATCGACATGCGAGGTCTGCCTTGGCTATCCAGGGGCCAAGCCGGTGCTGAACAAGAGGGCCGTGG
Encoded here:
- a CDS encoding aspartyl/glutamyl-tRNA amidotransferase subunit A gives rise to the protein MQRKSGGALSYLPVSVKDCICTEGLRTTAGSRILDSYVPTYDATAVSKAKAAGGLILGKTAQDEFGFGTFSDTCAYSVPKNPLDPERTCGGSSGGAGCLTAAADFPHIAIAESTGGSITAPAAFTGTVGLTPTYGRVSRYGLIDYSNSMDKIGVIAREVYDSALMLSVLSGHDPLDSTSHKAGPEDFTRHVGKSIKGIKIGIPKEYFEGVDGKISKPVYDAIHKLEAIGAELVDVSLPYTRYAISAYYIIAMGEASTNLARYCGMRYGAHDEIAGEFSEYFSKIRSKGFGEEAKRRIILGTYVRAAGFRDAYYTKALKVRALLIREFKEAFSKIDTLATPSMPILPPRFDEISAMSPLEKYNMDKMTTAPNLCGFPTISVPAGKVDGLPVGMQLIADHFQEGRLISAASALEGGYD
- the gatC gene encoding Asp-tRNA(Asn)/Glu-tRNA(Gln) amidotransferase subunit GatC; protein product: MVDFQKVDATLLERICSDAKLTLDDSEKERFVTEMSEILAAFRSIGEAETEGVRPAYHPTAVENVWRDDAPARKRKIDIKKNTDALEGGYIVGPKLV